In Phoenix dactylifera cultivar Barhee BC4 chromosome 11, palm_55x_up_171113_PBpolish2nd_filt_p, whole genome shotgun sequence, the following are encoded in one genomic region:
- the LOC103720433 gene encoding WRKY transcription factor 72A — protein MDMSPRPSSCKHDNSNTNSQDNQLESINAEMGEAREENERLKAFLAQMAKDYQSLQMHFLDIVQKEHPKKPAETSSTLEDVEEPELVSLSLGASAGRSRKEEEKRKTNEGLTLGLHYKIDGSSSSRSEPPSNLNPDGSFEEPQEEDTGEPWPPNKTIESSRNGEDVVLPQPPVKRARVSVRARCHAPTMNDGCQWRKYGQKTAKGNPCPRAYYRCTVAPACPVKKQVQRCAEDTSILITTYEGEHNHPLPMSAAAMASTTLAAASMAISGSSTSGPAFGSPVSSTTTSTANLHGFSLHPPNPSIHYSSPYHPTITIDLTAPSSTPHVNFSSNIIDSSSYSSTSLNSSSSASNTVPASWGDGSSSYGAQPCNKSHTGSLNLGRQTPDSFFQSYLRRATSPTPGGQHFLTDTIAKAIVSDPRFRSSLAAAISSHVGSRGAQES, from the exons ATGGACATGAGCCCGAGACCATCTTCTTGCAAGCACGACAACTCAAATACAAACAGTCAG GACAACCAGCTCGAATCCATTAATGCAGAAATGGGCGAGGCAAGAGAAGAGAATGAAAGGCTGAAGGCATTCTTAGCGCAAATGGCGAAGGATTACCAATCCCTCCAAATGCACTTCCTTGACATTGTTCAAAAAGAACATCCAAAGAAACCAGCCGAGACTTCTAGCACACTTGAAGATGTTGAAGAACCTGAACTTGTCTCACTCAGCCTTGGAGCAAGCGCAGGTAGAagcagaaaagaagaggaaaaaagaaaaacaaatgaagGCCTCACCCTTGGATTACACTATAAAATTGACGGTTCTAGCAGCAGCCGAAGTGAGCCTCCGTCCAATTTGAACCCGGACGGCAGCTTCGAGGAGCCCCAGGAAGAAGATACTGGGGAGCCATGGCCACCGAATAAGACGATAGAGAGTTCAAGAAATGGTGAAGATGTAGTGTTACCACAACCCCCTGTTAAGAGAGCGAGGGTTTCTGTGCGTGCAAGATGCCATGCCCCTACA ATGAATGATGGATGCCAATGGAGGAAATATGGGCAGAAGACCGCAAAAGGCAACCCATGCCCACGAGCATACTACCGTTGCACTGTTGCACCAGCATGCCCGGTAAAGAAGCAG GTGCAGAGGTGTGCTGAAGACACGTCCATATTGATTACCACCTACGAAGGAGAACACAACCATCCTCTTCCGATGTCAGCCGCTGCCATGGCTTCTACTACCTTGGCCGCTGCATCCATGGCGATCTCTGGTTCATCCACTTCTGGTCCAGCCTTCGGATCCCCAGTCTCCTCTACCACCACCAGTACTGCCAACCTCCACGGCTTTAGCTTGCACCCACCAAACCCATCAATCCATTATTCCTCCCCTTACCACCCCACCATCACAATAGACCTCACTGCACCATCATCGACTCCCCATGTCAACTTCTCTTCAAACATCATCGACAGCTCAAGTTATTCCTCGACGAGTCTGAACTCCTCGTCATCAGCTTCCAACACTGTGCCAGCATCTTGGGGTGATGGGTCCTCAAGCTATGGAGCTCAGCCATGCAACAAGAGCCACACTGGATCTCTAAACCTTGGGAGGCAAACTCCAGACTCTTTCTTCCAATCCTATTTGCGCAGGGCTACCAGCCCAACTCCTGGTGGCCAGCATTTCCTGACGGACACGATCGCTAAAGCGATCGTATCGGACCCGAGGTTTCGATCGTCATTGGCAGCTGCCATTTCATCGCATGTCGGATCCCGGGGAGCCCAAGAGTCTTGA